One uncultured Draconibacterium sp. genomic window, ATGCAAAAAAAAGGATCGAACAGGAGCAACTCAAAAAACAACAGCAAGAACATGCTGAACAAAAGAGACTTGCGGAAGTAGAAAGAAAACGGCTGGAAGAAATTGAGCGTGTAAAACGTGAAGAGGCAGAAAAAAAGGCCAGAGAAGAAGCAGAACGAAAAGCACGTGAAGAGGCTGAGCGCCAACGTAAGGCTGAAGAACAACGAAAAATAAGCGAGATTAATTCACGAACTCAGGGTGCATTTGCCAACAGTGGCAGCGGTAGCGGAGGAACGGGAAGTGGTGACGGTAAAAGTCAGGGGGTTACATTCCCGGGAGGAAATCAGGGGGTGCCGACAGGCGATCCAAATGCAGATAAATATGGACCAGGCGGAAGTGGTTCGGGCAACCAGGGATCCGGTATTTCGTTTAGTTTATCCGGCCGATCGGCTAAATCGTTACCAAAACCAAACTATCCGGGAGACGACTCCGGAATAGTGGTAGTAAAAGTTACTGTAGATAAATACGGAAACGTTACATCTGCCGAGCCCGGTGTTAAGGGAACCACAATTGCAAACAAATCATTTTGGGATGAAGCCAAACAAGCGGCTTTAAAAGCTAAATTTAATCTCGATAATAATGCTCCGGCATTTCAACAGGGAACAATTTCATATAGATTTGTTTTAGACTAATTTCAAATTCGTAGTAAAACTCGCTTTCCCCTTTAATACCTTCATTAAATAAAGGTGTGTTTTTACAAATCATAAGCACTGCTAAGTATTTGACTATAAAGGATTAAAAGCGGAATTATTTCTGATATTTATCACTATTTAAATCCTCTATTTTATAGTTTTTTGCCGAAAATTTGTGAATATGACATTCCTTACCAAAGATAAAATTTTCAGTAAAAAATGGCTGATTGATTACTTCTACATCCTGCTTGGCTCCTTTATACTCGCCGTAGGTTTTGTATTTTTTATAACACCACACAAAATTGTTCCGGGCGGCGTATACGGCATTGCAATTGTAGTACATTACCTTACCGAAAACTTGTTTTACCTGTGGCCCGAAGGTTTTCCAATCGGCTTGTTTGGCCTTCTGTTAAACGTTCCTTTAACCATTGCCGGCATTCGGATTTTAGGCCCGAAGTTTGGCGTTAAAACAGTAGTTGGTTTTGTCCTTACCTCTGTGTTTATGGATACAATAACCATTTTACGCCCCGATGGAGATTTGCCACTGGTACAGGATGTGTTACTTTCGTGCGTATTTGGAGGTGTTTTGCTCGGATTTGGATTGGGATTAATTTTTAAATCGCGTGCAACTTCGGGCGGATCGGATATAATTGCAATGATGATTGCCAAATACACGCGTCTTCCTCTTGGGAAATTAATGATTTATGTTGATTCGGTTATCGTTTTATTTGGTTTACTCGCATTTCGCGATTGGGCGATTCCCTTGTATTCGTGGATTGTAATTTATATTACCGGAAAAGTGATTGACTTAACCATCGACGGAGCAAACTACAACAAAGCCATGATGATTGTATCCAAAGCGCACGAAGAGATCAGGGACAAACTGGTTCTTGATTTGGAACGTGGAGGAACCTATTTACGTGGAGAAGGCATGTTTACTGGACAGGAAAAGCAAATAATCTATACAGTGCTCAGTCGTCGCGAGGTTGCTATTCTTGAAGAGTTTATCAGCAACATCGATCCGGATGCCTTTATCACGATTATGGATACGAAAGAAATTCTGGGAGAAGGATTTAGTAGTTTACAACAAAAAGCCAACGACCACTAAAACAGTCAACTGATTCATAAAAATTTAAAACACAATTTTTCATACAACCAGAACTTTCAGCATCAGTTTAATAAGTATGAAGCTACACTATTCATAAACTTTTACGGCTTTAATTCCTCACGATTTTGTAATTTACACAAACGTAAGAAGTGTGTAAAATGAATTGTAAACCAACCACCGTATATCAGTCTTATATCGCTTTATTTGTTTTTGCATTGGCAATGGGCATTCTGGAAGCCATTGTTGTGGTTTATGTTCGTGAACTTTATTATCCAAACGGGTTTGTTTTCCCTTTAAAAACATTGCCTAAACACATTGTAGCAATTGAAATAATGCGGGAACTTTCCACCTTGCTCATGTTGGGTTCTGTTGCATGGATTGCCGGAAAAAATGGGCTTAAGCGACTTTCGGCTTTTCTTTTTTTGTTTGGAATATGGGATATCGTTTATTACATCGCTTTAAAAGTTTTTTTAAACTGGCCCGAGTCGTTTTTTACGTGGGACATATTATTTCTAATTCCAATAACATGGGTTGGGCCAGTACTTGCTCCGCTTATTTGTTCGTTTTTAATGATTTTAATGGCGCTGCTTTTCGATTATTACCAGTCAAAACGCAGACTTTACAAATTAACCATTGCTGAGTTATTGTTGCTCTTTGCCGGTTCCGCTGTCATTTTTATTTCCTTTACAATTGATTTTGGACTGATTATTTGGAGAGGTAATTTTTCAACCGGTTTCTTTTCGTTGCCTGAGAATGAAGAATTTACACAGATTGTTTCAACCTGGATTCCCGGCGATTTTCTGTGGGGAGTGTTTGGTACCGGTATTTTAAGTATCTGTGCAGCAATTTTATTGATCTGGCGAAGAGCCGCCAATAATACAGCTTCTCGTTTTTAAAGTTTGGATTTTTGTTAAGGCACAGAATCTGTAAATTGTCAGAATACATTTTCTTTTTATCTTAGTTGACTTTCTTACAATCCACATTATGATTATAGTTTTTGTTGCCTACATGGTAATTCTTATCGGAATTGTTGTTTATTCTGCCCGACGTTCAAAAACCAACACTGACTTTGTTTTAGGAGGTAAAAAGATTTCCGGCTTTTCGCTGGCGCTCTCCGAGCGGGCAACCGGAGAATCGGCCTGGCTGCTTTTGGGTTTAACCGGTCTGGCCTACTCCGAAGGAATGGCAGCTATTTGGGTTGCTTTGGGCTGTGTGGCAGGCATCTTGTTTTTATGGATTTTTCTGGCCGAACCCTTGCAAGCCTTAACCGAAAAGTCAGGGGCACTAACAGTTCCAGGTTTATTTTCTGCGAAGTTCGAAGGCACTCAACGTAGTTTTGGCATTTTATCTTCGCTTATTATCATCTTCTTTTTTGTGTTGTATATAGCTGCACAATTTAGTGGCGCAGGTAAAATTTTTAACGACACATTTAATATCGATCCGTTTTGGGGAATGGTACTTGGGTCGGTTTTGGTAACACTTTATACCATGATGGGAGGTTTTATTACCGTTGTTGCAACCGATGCCTTTCAGGCCATTTTAATGGTTATTACCTGCGTGGTTTTACCCATAATTGCAATTGGTATTGCTGCAACCTACAACATTCATATTGCCGAAACAATTGCACAAGCCAGCTATACCGTTCCTTTAAATTTGGGAACAATGAACCAGGCCACCGGCGGACTTCTTATTTTAAATGGCTTAAGCTGGGCCTTTGGTTATACAGGTCAGCCACAACTGCTAACCCGGATGATGGCCATGCGAAACAAAAAAGAAACCCGTCAAAGTCGCTGGCTGGCCATTTCGTGGACTTTGCTCGCATACATCGGTGCATTTATGATTGGAATTATCGGGTACAAATTGGTACAAGCCGGTGCATTGGGCGAAGCAGCTTCGTCGGTAGCCAACGATTCTGAAAAAATTATGCCGGTTATGGTAATGACTTTGTTAAATCCGATTTTGGCCGGAATACTTCTTTCCGGTGCAGTATCGGCCATGATGTCGACTGCGTCGTCGCAATTGATGGTCGTATCATCTTCAATGACGGAGGATTTTTATGTACATGTTGCCAAAAAGAAAATAGAGGAACGACGCATGTTGTTTCTGAACCGGATTTTAACGCTTGCAGTTGGTGCAGTTGGATTTTTGCTGGCCATAACAATGGAAGATACGGTTTATGGTCTGGTATCGTATGCATGGAGTGGCATTGGCGCTTCATTCGGACCAGCCATTATTTTATTAATATTCTGGAAAAGACTCTCGCGAGCCGGAGTATTTGCAAGTTTAATAACAGGAACACTCTCGGCCGTAATATGGAAAACGTGGTTGCTTGATTTAACAGGCGTTTCTGAACGATTGGCATCTTATTTATTGGCTTTTGCCATGGCTGTACTATTTAGTTATCTGTTTCCTAAAAAGGAATAAACACCGGATTGGAGAGTTATGAAATACAACGCTACAAGTATTCAGGATTATATAAATGCTGTTTCGGACGAAAGAGGAAAGATAATCGTGGAAATTATAAGTTTGATAAAAGAATACTTTCCCTCTGCAGAAGGCAACCTGGAATACAATATGCCAACCTTTCCTTCCATCTGTTCTGTTGCCTCTCAAAAACATTACATTTCGGTGTATATTTACCGTGTTGACTTGCTTGACAAACACCGCGAAGAACTTGGAAACCTGAAGGTTGGAAAAAGTTGCATCCGTTTTACAAGTAGTGAGCAAATGCCAGGAAAAGTGCTTCGTTCAATTTTTGCTCAAATCAAAAATGAAAAATTGTAGAAACATCGTTTTAATCACCTAATTATTCTGCTATCTTCGTGCTTTTCGAAACCAAATTGAAATGATTTTTTCACATAAAACCATATGGATAACAGGTGC contains:
- a CDS encoding DUF1801 domain-containing protein, coding for MKYNATSIQDYINAVSDERGKIIVEIISLIKEYFPSAEGNLEYNMPTFPSICSVASQKHYISVYIYRVDLLDKHREELGNLKVGKSCIRFTSSEQMPGKVLRSIFAQIKNEKL
- a CDS encoding YitT family protein translates to MTFLTKDKIFSKKWLIDYFYILLGSFILAVGFVFFITPHKIVPGGVYGIAIVVHYLTENLFYLWPEGFPIGLFGLLLNVPLTIAGIRILGPKFGVKTVVGFVLTSVFMDTITILRPDGDLPLVQDVLLSCVFGGVLLGFGLGLIFKSRATSGGSDIIAMMIAKYTRLPLGKLMIYVDSVIVLFGLLAFRDWAIPLYSWIVIYITGKVIDLTIDGANYNKAMMIVSKAHEEIRDKLVLDLERGGTYLRGEGMFTGQEKQIIYTVLSRREVAILEEFISNIDPDAFITIMDTKEILGEGFSSLQQKANDH
- a CDS encoding sodium/proline symporter, producing MIIVFVAYMVILIGIVVYSARRSKTNTDFVLGGKKISGFSLALSERATGESAWLLLGLTGLAYSEGMAAIWVALGCVAGILFLWIFLAEPLQALTEKSGALTVPGLFSAKFEGTQRSFGILSSLIIIFFFVLYIAAQFSGAGKIFNDTFNIDPFWGMVLGSVLVTLYTMMGGFITVVATDAFQAILMVITCVVLPIIAIGIAATYNIHIAETIAQASYTVPLNLGTMNQATGGLLILNGLSWAFGYTGQPQLLTRMMAMRNKKETRQSRWLAISWTLLAYIGAFMIGIIGYKLVQAGALGEAASSVANDSEKIMPVMVMTLLNPILAGILLSGAVSAMMSTASSQLMVVSSSMTEDFYVHVAKKKIEERRMLFLNRILTLAVGAVGFLLAITMEDTVYGLVSYAWSGIGASFGPAIILLIFWKRLSRAGVFASLITGTLSAVIWKTWLLDLTGVSERLASYLLAFAMAVLFSYLFPKKE